In the genome of uncultured Methanobrevibacter sp., the window AATTGATATCAAGGCAGTTCAATTAGAATATATCAATAATCTAAATTAATGACAAACACTTTAAATGTTTTCAAAAGCAATATATTACCATGAATTTCATGAATGACTATGCGAATATAAAACAGTTCCAGCTGGTAAGATTCATTAATGAAAACTGCAGCGATGACCATGTGATATCAAAGATTTCAATAGTGCTTCGCCGGGACAAAATAGAGGCCCCTTTTTACATGATGACAAAAATCAGAATGTCTTCATGCATTGACAGACAAGACAACGGAATCATTCACGCCATGGATATAATAAACCATCAGAGGATGCATAATCTGACTGAAGAAAAATTCAATGAAATAAAATCCCTGATTTGTGATAATATTGACGGCAGCGACGAATCGGACATGGTTAAAATCTTTAAAGAAGACAAGAGGATGAAGTTAGCTTTGATGTCCAAAAATGACGATGAATTCAAAATCCTTTTTGAAAAATATCATGAGCTTTTTGAAATGATTGACAGACTCGTAGGATAGTGCATTTGAAACATAGTTTACTGCATACAATATCAGTTCCACCTGTTGCTTAGATTCAATAATGTTAACATGAACAATATATAACAATCACAAAAAAAGTTTTAAAGCTAAAAATAGCTAAAAGCATATATAATCAAAGTAATTCAACTTAAAAAAAAAGAAATGGGAAAACTCAATCGAGTTTTCTAATATTATCAAAAGCCTTTTCGATTTCAGCATCCTGATTCATATCTTCACATGCTTTTTTAACTCTTTCCAAATCAGCACGAGTTTCAGGATATCTAGGAACCGCACTGCATCCACCATCATCGATTTTAGATATTTCAAAGGTTCCAATCTTTTTAGCAATTTCTGTAATTTCCTCTTTATCCAAACCAATTAATGGGGATAAAATAGGCATATCCACACCATATCTAGTTGCCAATATGTTTGATAAAGTCTGTGAAGCAACTTGACCTACACTGCTTCCATCCACAATAGCATCGGCACCTAATTTTAAAGCCAATTTTTCAGCTATCCTATACATTCCTGACTTGCATAAAACACAGGTCATTTTCTCAGGAGCCTTTTCTTTAGCAACACTCAAATATTCTCCATAATCAATAACTCTCCTTTTAATAGGAGTGCCTTTAGCATAAATATTTAACTGATCGACCAATAAATTAAAGTTTTCAGTAACTTTTGGACCTGAAAATGGATCATTATTACAGTGCAAAGCTACAACTTCACAACCCCTTTTCATCATCAGATATGCTGCAACTGGAGAGTCAATACCACTTGAAAGCAAGACTACAACTTTTCCCTGAGTTCCTAACGGCAATCCTCCAGGACCTCTGATTTTTTCATGGAAAATATAAGTATCATCTTCCCGCACTTCAACAAAAATTGTCAAATCAGGATTTGTCAAATCAACAGGTGCCAAAACAACACGTCTTACAACTCCACCACAGTGAGCTGCCATTTCCTGTGAAGTAAAGTCATGCTTTCCTACACGACGGCATTTAATTGCAAATTTGGTGTTTTCATCCAGAATTCCTTCAGCAATCAAATCTTTAGTGTATTCTGCCAAAGTTTCATCGATATCTTCATAATTTGTATTAGTCGAAGTGGCCGGTGAGTAAGATACAACACCGAATACCCGATTCAGCTTTTCAATTCCTTCGTCAAAATCCTTTGGAAAAATGTATATTCTTCCCTGGTTTCTATCAACATCGCATTCAAAAGTAGCTTTAATATTTTTAACTAGCTTTCTTTCAAAGCGTGACCTTATTTTAGGGCTTTTAAGCCCAATTTCACCATATCTTGCGATAATTAAATCATGATTCATTTAAAACACTCTTTTAAAGTTAAGTACACGCTGAAAAAAATAGCAATCCCTTCAATACTAGTTTTTTAAATATAACAGCAAGTATATTTTTTATACTAATCTATTATAAAACTTTTCGAGTTTCAGAAATTATCTGATTTTTCGAGACTGTGAAATCTTATAGGTTTATATTATTTATAGATGTTTTTTCTGTCCAATTTTCCATTTGGCAGTCTAAATGTTAGAATTCCATTTTTAGTCCCGTATAATTTTTTAATTATTTCAGGATTGGTTTGTCTGTAGTAATTTTCGACTTTATTAAAATTTCTTTCAATGAATTTTAAAAAAGCCTATGAAACTTTACAGCCTCAAAAAAAATAAAAAAGAGAAGATTTTTAAAAAAAATCTTTAAAAATTATTTTCTACGTCTTAATGAAACAGCACCAATACCTGCCACCGCAAATAATAATACCACTAATGGATTACCAGTTACAGGATTATCTGAAACATTAGTGACATTTTCAGTGCCATTATCTGATTGTGTAGGTTCGCTAGATACTGCATAATATATATCCGCAGTAGCATTATCAGGTTCTGGAGGTAAAGTGCCATTTACAACACCAATGTCATCCACTTCAGTACCGTTGTCTTCCGGATCATCATCAATATCAGTTCCATTATCTGAAGGGTCAACTTCAGTCAAATTAGTATCTTCTGCAAAAACCAGACTTCCACTAATTAAAATCATGAAAATTGCTAAACCCACAATTAATGTTCTATTAAATTTCAAGATTTAACCTCCCGTAAAAATATATTACATTTCCAATATAAAAATTTTTTGAAAAAAAGTACAGTAAAATTTAAAAAAAATGAGTCTGTAAAATTTTACAGACTCGATTTTTCAAAAAAGAAAATAGAACAAGAAAGGAGGCAGAAACAACAAATTAAACATTATTAATAGAATAAAGAGAATTTTTACAAGAATTAACCATAAAAAACCTACAACAAATCAATACATGACAAAGTTTATGATAATGACACAAAACAATTATAACAAAACTTTAATATTTTGCCTAAAATTGAAATGGTTAACGGAAGTTGAATTAAAAAAATATCAATGAGATTAATTTAAAAAAAATAAAAAAAGAAAAAA includes:
- the thiI gene encoding tRNA uracil 4-sulfurtransferase ThiI, coding for MNHDLIIARYGEIGLKSPKIRSRFERKLVKNIKATFECDVDRNQGRIYIFPKDFDEGIEKLNRVFGVVSYSPATSTNTNYEDIDETLAEYTKDLIAEGILDENTKFAIKCRRVGKHDFTSQEMAAHCGGVVRRVVLAPVDLTNPDLTIFVEVREDDTYIFHEKIRGPGGLPLGTQGKVVVLLSSGIDSPVAAYLMMKRGCEVVALHCNNDPFSGPKVTENFNLLVDQLNIYAKGTPIKRRVIDYGEYLSVAKEKAPEKMTCVLCKSGMYRIAEKLALKLGADAIVDGSSVGQVASQTLSNILATRYGVDMPILSPLIGLDKEEITEIAKKIGTFEISKIDDGGCSAVPRYPETRADLERVKKACEDMNQDAEIEKAFDNIRKLD